The following coding sequences lie in one Onychomys torridus chromosome X, mOncTor1.1, whole genome shotgun sequence genomic window:
- the LOC118574557 gene encoding phosphoglycerate mutase 1-like, with translation MAAYNLVLIQHGESAWNLQQYDANLSPSGHEEAKRGGQALRDAGYEFDICFTSVQKRVILTVWTVLNAIDQMWLPVVRTWCLNERHYGGLTGLNKAETATKHGAAQVKIWRQSYDVSPPPMEPDHLLYSNISKDRRYTDLPEDQLPSCESLKDTIARALPFWNEEIVLQIKEGKRVLIAAHGNSLRGIVKHLEGLSEETIIELNLPTGIPIVYELDKNLKPVKPMHFLGDEETTQKAMEAVADQDKVKK, from the coding sequence ATGGCCGCCTACAATCTAGTGCTGATTCAGCATGGCGAGAGTGCCTGGAACCTTCAGCAGTACGATGCCAACCTGAGCCCATCGGGCCATGAGGAGGCGAAGCGCGGCGGACAGGCATTGAGAGATGCTGGCTATGAATTTGACATCTGCTTCACCTCCGTGCAGAAGAGAGTCATCCTGACCGTCTGGACAGTCCTGAATGCTATTGACCAGATGTGGCTGCCAGTAGTCAGGACTTGGTGCCTCAATGAACGACACTATGGGGGTCTGACTGGTCTCAATAAAGCAGAAACTGCTACTAAGCATGGTGCGGCACAGGTAAAGATCTGGAGGCAATCTTATGATGTCTCACCACCTCCGATGGAGCCTGATCATCTCCTCTATAGCAACATCAGCAAGGATCGCAGGTACACAGACCTTCCTGAGGACCAGCTGCCCTCCTGTGAGAGCCTGAAGGACACTATTGCAAGGGCACTGCCCTTCTGGAATGAAGAAATCGTCCTCCAGATCAAAGAGGGGAAAAGAGTCCTGATTGCGGCCCATGGCAACAGCCTTCGGGGCATTGTCAAGCATCTGGAGGGTCTCTCAGAAGAGACCATCATAGAGCTGAACCTGCCAACTGGCATCCCCATTGTCTATGAATTGGACAAGAACTTGAAGCCTGTCAAACCCATGCATTTCCTGGGAGATGAAGAGACCACACAGAAAGCCATGGAAGCTGTGGCCGATCAGGATAAGGTCAAgaagtga